The sequence GATCTCTCCGACTGGCTGACCTATCGCGCCACCGGCAGCCTCGCCCGATCGGTCTGCACCGTCACCTGCAAGTGGACCTATCTCGCGCATGAAAAGCGCTGGGACGAGAGCTACTTTCGGCAGATCGGCCTCGGCCAGCTTGCCGACGAGGGCTTTGCGCGCATCGGCAAGGAGGTCGTCGATCCCGGCACGCCGCTCGGCCAGGGCCTGACGGCGCGCGCCGCGGAAGAACTCGGGCTCCAGCCCGGCACGCCAGTTGGTGCGGCGATGATCGATGCGCATGCCGGCGGCGTCGGCTCGGTCGGCGCACGCGACACGTCGAACCAGCCGACCGACGCCAAGCGCCAGATGGCCTACATCTTCGGCACCTCGGCCTGCGCCATGACGACGACCGTCGAGCCGCGCTTCGTGCCCGGTGTCTGGGGTCCGTATTTCTCGGCCATGCTGCCCGGCCTCTGGCTGAACGAGGGCGGTCAGTCGGCAGCGGGCGCCGCCATCGACCACCTGGCCAAGCTGCACCCCGCCTATCCGCAGGCAGTCGCCTCCGCCAAGGCCGAGGGCAAGTCGCTGCTGGGCTATCTGGAAGCCCGCGTGGCGGCGCTTGCCACGACGCCGGAGGCGATCGCCCGCCTCGCAGCGACCCTCCAGGTCGTGCCGGAATTCCTCGGCAACCGCTCGCCCAACGCCGATCCCGAAGCCCGCGCGGTGATCGCCGGGCTGGACATGGACGAGGATCTCGACAGCCTGGCGCGACTCTATCTCGCCGGCATTTGCGGCCTCGGCTATGGCGCGCGGCAGATCGTCGACGCGCTCGCGAAGCAGGGCGCGGAACTCGACACCATCGTGGTCTCCGGCGGCGCCGGACAGAGCCCGCTGGTCCGCCAGGTCATGGCCGACGCGACCGGGCTCGCCATCGCCGTGCCGGAATCGGCCGAGCCCGTGCTGCTCGGCGCCGCCATCCTGGGCGCGGTCGCAGCCGGCGCCTTTGCCGGGACGGTCGCGGCCATCGACGAGATGTCCCGGCTGGGCTCCGTCTATCGCCCGGCGGGCGGCACGACGGCGGGAATCCACGACGCGAAATATCGCGTCTTCCTCGCGCTGCAGGATGCCGATCGGCAGGCCCGCGAACTGGTCGCCTCGGCGCTGTAGCCGAGGCGCGAGCCCCCAGGGATCGCGGCCGCTGACCTTCCTGTTGCCGTTCCGTCATATCGCCCCGAACTCGCTGAGGAGCGGTGCCTGAACCGTGCATTGCCTAAGGAATCCGATTGCCAGGAATCGCCAAAAGGAAGATGCATCTCGGGCTTTGTTCAACGCCATAAGGGGGGCACCATGGCCAAGCGTACCTACGAGACTCCGGCACTGGTCAAGCGCGAAAAGCTCGACCGAATCGCGGCTGGCTGCGTCGGCTCGGACTGCAAGTAAGTTGAGGCGGGCAACGTGCGCCGCTAGCGGCCCGTCCAGCCAACGGCCTTCCAGTTCGACCAGGAAACCCGGCCGGCCAGGCCGGGTTTTTGCACTTTCGCGGCCCGCCGGAACGACAGCGTTACATTACGGCAACGCCACCGCCGAAATGATATTTCATGACCTTTGCTGCGCCACCTAAATGCTTGCGCGACATAGGGGAAACCGAGAAATATTCAGCTGTCATTATTACCAAGGGGGCCTACATGACCAAGCGTAGCTACGAGACTCCGGTTCTGATCAAGCGCGAAAAGCTCGACCGCATCGCGGCGGATTGCCCGGTTTCGAACTGCCAGGTCTGAGGATTCATCGCCCTCGCTTCTCGGCAGGGGAGACGGGCGGCGATCGCAATTCACTCAAATCTACTACACATCACCAAGAACGACAGAATGACCAAGCGCACCTATGAGACGCCGGTTCTGACCAAGCGCGAGAAGCTGGACCGCATCACGGCAGCCCCTTGCCCGGTTTCGGGTCCCTGCGGCCCGCAATAATTCGCGCGCGGTACGCCGCTTGTTCCCATTGAGGGACAGCCTGCTGCCGCCATCAATTTGCATCATCCGATACGACAGGGGGACTACGAATGACCAAGCGCACCTATGAGACGCCGGTTCTAATCAAGCGCGAGAAGCTCGACCGCATTGCGGCTGAATGTATCGGCTCGGATTGCAATATCGGCTAGTCGACAGAGCCTCACGGCCCTCGGCGCATAGTTTGGGCTTCTGCCCGGCGAACAAAACACCCCGGCATCCCACGATGCCGGGGTGTTTTGTTTTACCCTCAGGCGGGCTCGAACATGACCTGGATTGCCATTTCCGGCACCAGCACAAGACCCTTGTCAGTGATGCGGATTTCCGGAATGACGGAAAGCGGGATCAGGTTGAAGCCCATATAGGGGATCGAACAACCCGCCTTCTCCCACTCGATCTTCAGCGCCTTCGTCTCCTCAGCCACTTCCGTGACGCGCTTGTCCGAGAGCAGGCCGGCGATCGGCAAGTCGATCTTCGCCAGCACCTTGCCATCCGCCACGACGCAGACGCCGCCCTGGGTCGCGGCGACCGTTTCGAGCGCCAGCTTCATGTCCGGCTCGTTGGTGCCGGCGATGATGATGTTGTGGCTGTCATGCCCGACCGACGAGGCCACGGCGCCGCGCAGCAGGCTGAAGTTCGAGAGAACGCCATGCGCAACATTGCCGGCCGACTTGCCGTGCCGCTCGACGACGGTAACGAAGCAGAGCCCATGCCGCTCGAACAGGGTCTCCCAGTCGTTCGCCGCCTCGATCTCGATCCGATCATGGCCAAGCGTGATGCCGGGAAGCTCGGTGCGGATCGCGTGCAGCGTGCCGGGACCGGCCGGCAGATCCGGGGTCAGCTTCAGGCCGGCGGGCAGCTTGACCGTCTGATAGGCCGCCTTCGGATACTGATAGCGATCGGAAAGCGCGGCATCGAGCAGCGGCGTGATCTTCGCGCCGTCCACCACCAGTTCTCCGCCATACCAGGTCGATTGCGGATCGAGATCGTCGCTCATCAGCACCAGATCCGCGCGGCGTCCGCCGCCCATGCCGCCGATCTCGCCATCCTGGCCGAAGCGGGTCGCGCCATGCAGCGAACCCATCGACCAGGCCTGCTCCGGCGACATGCCGGCCTTGAGGGCCTCGCGCACCACCCAATCGAGCCCGAACTGCATCAGGTCGTCGGCGTCGCGGTCGTCGGTGCAGACGGCGACGCGTTTGTGCGAGGCGCCGAGTTCGGTGATCATCTTGATCGCCTGCGGCAGCGAGTGCCACGGCGTCGTCGGCGGGCCGCCGCGCAGGAACAGCCAGATGCCGGCCTCCAGCATGTCGTCGGCAATCTCGCGATCGATCGCCTCATGCGTGTCGGTGACGCCGCTGGCGGCATAGGCGGCGACGAATTCGCGGCCATAGACGTGGCCCGACACCGGACGCCCGCGCGAAAGCGCCGCCGCGATGATCGCGTGGCTGCGCTCGTCGCCCATGGCGACCGGCACGAAATCCATCTTTTCGCCCAGCGCGACCGCTTCCGGCCACTTGTCGAACAGCGCCGCAATCTTGTCCGGCGTCAGGTCGCCGCCGGCTGTTTCCAGTTCGGGCGAGGTTGCCGGCACGGTCGACGGCACGGTCAGGAAGATCGACAGCGGCGCGACGCGCGCATCTTCCAGCATGGCTTCGACGCCGGCGACGTCCATGACGTTGCCGATCTCGTGGCTGTCGCAGAAGATCGTGGTCGTGCCGTTCAGCAACGCCGCCTCGGCATAGGCGCAGGCCGTGACCATCGATGATTCGATGTGGATATGCGGGTCGACCAGGCCGGGCGCGATGATGCCGCCCCGGGCGTCGTAGATCGCCTTGGCGCCGCCCTTGTGCGTGCCGGAAGGCTTCACGGCGGCGATGCGACCGCCCGATATCCAGACCTCGCGCTCGGGCAGGATGCGCTCCGAATAGGTCGAGAGCACGCGGGCGCCCCGGATGACGAGATCCGGCGCGGCGCGGCCGGAGGCAACGTCGGCGAGACGTCGTGTCATGGTGGCCAGCGGCGCGACGGAGAAGCGGGTGAGCCTGGTCATTTCAACCTCGATCGATGGCGGCATAATCTGCCGAGAACGTTTCTTCACCCTCCCTCAGGGAGAGGTGAGGAAAGCATAGAACCTCAATGATAGTCGGGGATGCCGGGCATGGTGATGAAACCCGGAATCGTCCGAACCCGCCGCATCCAGCGCCGGAGAGCCGGATATTCGTCGTGATCGATGCCAAAGTCACGCGACAGCGCGATCGCCGGGAAGAGAGCGATGTCGGCCAGCGTGGCCGAATCGCCGACGAACCAGGCAAAGCCTTCGAGTTCCCGCTTCGTCATGTGGTCATCCATAATACGGAAAGCGCGGCGCGAGGCGGCGCCGACGGCTGCCGCATCGGCCGGGACCTCCAACATGTGATGCAGCCGCGCCAGCGTGGCGGGCGCAAGATCGGCGCTGGCAAAGAACAGCCACATCATCACCTCGCCGAAGTGCACGGGATCGGCCGGCAGCCACTGGCCCTCCCCCTCATGCAGGCGGGCGAGATAGGCGAGAATCGCGCCGGAATCGCGCAAGGTTGTCTCGCCATCCACAAGGATCGGCAAATTGCCGAGCGGGTTCAGGCGCAGATAGGCTGGCGAGCGCTGTTCATGGCCAGGGTGAACGTTCACCGCCACCTTGCTGTATTCGACGCCCAGCGCCGAGAGCAGCAGCCGAACCTTGTAGCTGTCGGCGTCCAGTTCGTAGTCGTGCAGGACGAGGCTCATGCTGCAGCTCCCGCCTGCTGGGCCGCCGGCGCGAGACCTGCCGCCGGCAAGGTTTCGAGGCTGGCGCGCAGTTCCTCGGCCCAGACGGCTATATCCTTCAGCGGCAGGTCGCCGCCGGTGCGCGCGATATGCAGGGCGGTGCGTTCGGCGCCATAGGGCTGGAGCGCCAGGAACAGATCGGCGCCCTCCAGCGTCGTCGCGAAGGTGCCGGGCGACAAGGTTTCGAACGCTCCGGCCAGGCCCGCCTCCAGCAACCGCGCGACCGCTTCCGGCGCGCGGTCGAGGTAGAGGCTGCGCACGGGTGCGGCGGCGAGGTCTTCCGGCGGCTGCCCGGCCGCCTCCCCGTCCCACCGCACCCAGATCATCCCGGCGGCCTCGACCGAGGCATAGGTCGGCACCTTGATCGTCTCCGGCACCTCGAGGGTCGGATGGGCCGGGATGTGGCGGCATTGGCCGGCCTCGTCATACTGCCAGCCGTGATAGAGGCAGGCGATGTGATTGCCGCGCACGAAGCCGAAGGAAAGCCGCATGCCCCGATGCGGGCAGCGATCCTCCCAGACATGGCTGGCGCCCGAGGCATCGCGCCAGACCACCAGCTCCTTGTCGAACAATTGCGTTCCCGCCGACGTGCCCGGCTCCAAGCCGTCGCCCAGCGCTAGCGCGTACCAGCCGGCTGCAAACCTCATGACTGCCGTTCCCCTGTTTTCTGGATATTCCGGAGCGGTCATTGCCGCTCCGCATGGCGATGGATGTCGAGCACCAGGCAATCGATCGGCCCGAGGCTGCAGGCCATCTCGAACATGTCGACGAGATCGGCAGCGCCTTGGACCGCAACCTCGACCCGCTCGCCGCCGACCGCGCCGAGGCGCAGGCCGAGCGACAGGCGGGCGGCGCGATGGCGCACGAACTCGGCAAAGCTCTCGGGCTCGAACCGGCCGAGGAACACCATCGTCACCGGCTGCGGCAGGGCCTGCCCGAATTGTCCCGTCACGCGCGCGCATCCTCGATTTCAGGCCATTGCTGGCGGCGATAGTCGCGCGGCGCGACGCCATAGCGCGACTTGAAGGCGCGGCGGAAATGCGCGTCGTTGTTGAAGCCCGAACGCAGGCCGATCTCGTTGACGGTCAGCGCGCGGAGATCGGCGCTCTCCAGTCCCTTGCGGCTCTGGTCGAGCCGGCGTTCGCGGATCCATTCGGTGACGGACTGGCCGTCGCCCTGGAACAGATGGTGCAGGTAGCGCACCGAAATGCCGTTGGCGCTGGCGATGCGGTCGGGATTGAGGCCGCTATCGGCAAGCTGCGCGTCGATGAAGGATTTGACCGCGTTGAGGCGGCGGCGCTTGATCACCGAGCTCTGGTTTTCCTGCGCTTCCGACAGCAGCGCCGCCAGGGCGCCGAGGCTCGCGACGACACCTTCGGCGAAGGCATCCTTGGCCCGGGCCGAGGGGATTGCGTGGATGTCGGGAATGGCGCGGGCGCTGCCGAGCACGGTGGCCAGGATGCGGTCGCTCGCCTCGATGCGCACGGCGCAGATGTCCTCCAGGCAGGAGGCATAGAGCCCGATGCGGTTCGACGGCACCTGCAGGATGACGACGGCGCCCTCCTCGACCTGGACATATTCGAGCGGGCTGGTGGTCAGGTGAAAGGCCGCCTGGCCGGCTTCGAGCTGCACGGTGCGGCCGAACTGCGAAAAGCTGCAGCGGGCGTCGAGCGGAATGGTCAGCACCAGCCGCTGGCGGTGGGCGCGGTAGATCTCGTGCGGGGTCTGGACGGCGACGTAGCGCGGCGCCTTGAACAGGCGCAGGCCGAGCGTGCCGAGATCCCAGAGATTGAGGCTGGCGCGGAAGCCGGCGCGGTCGCCGGGCGCCACGGTCATCGGACTGCAGCTCTGCCACATCCGGGCTTCCCATTCGGGATGATCGAGCAGGGTGCGGGCACCGGACGGAAGCATGAATTTCCCTCGTGGCAGGCAGCGGACGGCCATCGCCTAACATTCAGGCATGTCTAACCTGTAGGCAATGCGACATCAATGCGCCTTCGCACTGGCGACCGCGCAGTCACCCTCCGCGGAGCGCAACACGACCGGCGCGAGAGCGCAACGCGGCCCGCAGCATTGGACGCGGAAGCCTCCCACCGCCTTGGATCGCCCGGCCAGCCCGTCCTTCAGCCGCCAGCGCCGGAACGCCGGCTGGCCTGAACATTGCTTTACAGGACCCCAGGAGTGAACCGATGGACCTTGCCAGTTTCGCGCGCCGCATCCCCAAGATCGAACTGCACCTTCATCTCGAGGGCGCGGTGCGGCCGTCGACCTTCGTCGAGCTGGCGCGGAAGAATGCCGTGCCATTGCCGGCCTTTGGCGAGATCGGCGAACTCTATAGCTATGACAATCTGCCGGACTTCCTGAAAATCTACGACCTCGTCAGCCGCTCGATCCGCGACGCCGACGACTTTCACCGCATCACCTACGAAATGCTGGAAAGCTGCGCCGCCAGCAACGCCCGCCACGTCGAGTTCTTCGTCTCGGCGCACGCTCATCAGGCGCATGGCGTCGCCTACGAGACCATGCTTTCCGGCATCCTGGCCGCGATGGCCGACATCGAGACCGACACCGGCCTTACCTCGCGGCTGATCCCCGCCCATAGCCGGGAACTCGGCCTCGAGCGCGGCCTCGAATTCCTCGACATGGTGCTGGCCCATCGCAGCGACGCGATCATCGGGATCGGCCTCGATTACAACGAGGCGCCCTTCCCGCCCGCGCCGTTCCAGCCGCTGTTCGAGCGCGCCAAGCAGGCGGGCCTGCATGTCACCGCCCATGCCGGCGAAGGCGGCCCGGCCGCGAATGTCCGGGATTCCCTGGAGATCCTCGGCGTCGACCGGATCGACCACGGCTATCACATCGTCGACGACCCCTCGCTGGTCGAGCAATGCCGCGAGGCCGGCACCTTCTTCACCTGCTGCCCGAGCACCACCGAGGCGACGACGAAGTGGCGCGACCTGGCGGCGCCAGATCACGCCATCCGCCAGATGCTCGATGCCGGCCTCAACGTGACCATCCATTCCGACGATCCGCCGATGTTCGCCACAGATCTCGCCAATGAGTACGTCCTGGCCGCCTCCAAGCTGCGCATGGACGCGCCAATGCTCAAGAAATGTGCACTCAACAGCATCCGCGCATCCTGGCTCGACGAAGGCACCAAGCGCGACTGGCTCGCCGCCTGGACGACCGAGATCGACGGGCTGATGGCCGAGCTCGACGCCGCGACCGCCCAATCCCGACCACGCGTCACTTCCTGAACAACACCATCCGCAACCGAGGGGACAGAATGATCGACTTCAAGAATATGGACCGCCGCCGCTTCATGGGCCTTGCCGGCATGACGGCTGCCTCGTCGCTGATGCTACCGCAGTTCGCCCGGCCGGCCTTCGGCGCCACGCCGCTCGCCGCCGTGAAGGAAGAGGACGCCGTGATCGGCTTCGGCCATGTCGGCCCGATCTCGGATGAAGGTTGGACCTGGAGCCACCACCAGGGCCTGGAAGCGGTCAAGGCCGCCTTCCCGAAGGCGAAATATCTCGAAGTCGAGAACATCCCCTTCTCGGCCGATTGCACGCGCATCTACCGCCAGATGGTGTCGGACGGCGCCAACATGATCATCTCGACCTCCAACTATGGCGACCTGATCTACGAGGTTTCCGACCGCGCCACCGACGTCGCCTTCATGGAATGCGACGGCCACCGCAAGGCCGACAATCTCTCCTATTATTACATCCAGCATTGGTTCCCGACCTATGTGGCGGGCGTCGCGGCCGGCCTGCTATCGAAGAGCGGCAAGCTCGGCTATGTCGCCTCCTTCCCGGTCCCGGCCGTGTTCTGCGGCACCAACGCCTTCCTGATGGGCGCGCGCACGGTCAATCCGGAAGCGACGCTGCAGACCGTGGTGATCAATTCCTGGTTCGACCCGCAGGGCGCCAAGCAGGCCGGCACCGCGCTGATCGACAATGGCTGCGATTTCCTGTTCGGCATCATGGACGAGGCCGCCTACCTCCAGGTCGCGCAGGAGCGCGGCGTCTGGGCCGCCATGTGGAACACCGACATCCGCCGCTACGGCCCGGATGCCTATGTCACCTCGATCGTGCTCGACTGGAACCAGTACTACATCGACCAGGTCCGCAAGCGCCTGGCCGGCGAATGGACCGGCGGCGAGGGCACGCTGCTGCCGATGGGCAAGGGCATCGACCGCGACGCCTGGGGCGCCAAGGTTCCCGCCGACGTTGTCGCCAAGGCCGACGCCGTGCGCGACCGCATCCTGAATGACGGCTTCAACCCCTTCGTCGGCGAGATCAAGGACGTCGACGGCAATGTCCGCGTCAAGGCCGGCGAAACCATGAGCCCGGAAGCCCTCTACACCTGGGACTGGTCGATCGAAGGCGTGTCGGGCCTCAAGGTCTGACGGCACGCAATAGGCCCCTCCCTGGCACGGGAGGGGCCGACATACGCATCCCGGCGCCGAGGAACGAACCCTCCGATGAACGACATTCCCGCCCTGGCCACCCTCGAACAGCCCGTCATCACGCTGGAGGGAATCGGCAAGGTATTTCCCGGCGTCATCGCCAATGCCGATGTCGATTTCGACCTCCGAGCCGGCGAGATCCACGCGCTGCTCGGCGAGAACGGCGCCGGCAAGTCGACGCTGATGAACATCCTGACCGGCATCTACCGGCCGGACTCCGGCCACATCTGGCTCGATGGCGTGGCCCAGACGTTCAATTCGCCGGTCGAGGCAATCGCTGCCGGCATCGGCATGGTGCATCAGCACTTCAAGCTGGTGCGCGCCTTCACCGTCGCCGAGAACGTGCATCTCGGCTGGAAGGAAACGCCGCGCTTCGCCTTCGCCCAGGCGCTGGAAGCACGGACGCGGGACCTGTCGGAGCGCTACGGTCTCGCCGTCCGCGCTGATGCGCGCATCGACGAGC is a genomic window of Kaistia defluvii containing:
- a CDS encoding FGGY-family carbohydrate kinase; translated protein: MSYFIGIDVGTGSARAGIFDATGVLKASAKREITLWHEPGDVVEQSSENIWQAIVASVREAMATAAIPADQVAGIGVDATCSLVLIGADDQPVTVSPSGNPDRNIIVWMDHRATDQTRRINATHHPVLAYVGSVISPEMETPKLLWLSENKPESFAAAKHFFDLSDWLTYRATGSLARSVCTVTCKWTYLAHEKRWDESYFRQIGLGQLADEGFARIGKEVVDPGTPLGQGLTARAAEELGLQPGTPVGAAMIDAHAGGVGSVGARDTSNQPTDAKRQMAYIFGTSACAMTTTVEPRFVPGVWGPYFSAMLPGLWLNEGGQSAAGAAIDHLAKLHPAYPQAVASAKAEGKSLLGYLEARVAALATTPEAIARLAATLQVVPEFLGNRSPNADPEARAVIAGLDMDEDLDSLARLYLAGICGLGYGARQIVDALAKQGAELDTIVVSGGAGQSPLVRQVMADATGLAIAVPESAEPVLLGAAILGAVAAGAFAGTVAAIDEMSRLGSVYRPAGGTTAGIHDAKYRVFLALQDADRQARELVASAL
- a CDS encoding adenine deaminase translates to MTRLTRFSVAPLATMTRRLADVASGRAAPDLVIRGARVLSTYSERILPEREVWISGGRIAAVKPSGTHKGGAKAIYDARGGIIAPGLVDPHIHIESSMVTACAYAEAALLNGTTTIFCDSHEIGNVMDVAGVEAMLEDARVAPLSIFLTVPSTVPATSPELETAGGDLTPDKIAALFDKWPEAVALGEKMDFVPVAMGDERSHAIIAAALSRGRPVSGHVYGREFVAAYAASGVTDTHEAIDREIADDMLEAGIWLFLRGGPPTTPWHSLPQAIKMITELGASHKRVAVCTDDRDADDLMQFGLDWVVREALKAGMSPEQAWSMGSLHGATRFGQDGEIGGMGGGRRADLVLMSDDLDPQSTWYGGELVVDGAKITPLLDAALSDRYQYPKAAYQTVKLPAGLKLTPDLPAGPGTLHAIRTELPGITLGHDRIEIEAANDWETLFERHGLCFVTVVERHGKSAGNVAHGVLSNFSLLRGAVASSVGHDSHNIIIAGTNEPDMKLALETVAATQGGVCVVADGKVLAKIDLPIAGLLSDKRVTEVAEETKALKIEWEKAGCSIPYMGFNLIPLSVIPEIRITDKGLVLVPEMAIQVMFEPA
- a CDS encoding glutathione S-transferase family protein, translating into MSLVLHDYELDADSYKVRLLLSALGVEYSKVAVNVHPGHEQRSPAYLRLNPLGNLPILVDGETTLRDSGAILAYLARLHEGEGQWLPADPVHFGEVMMWLFFASADLAPATLARLHHMLEVPADAAAVGAASRRAFRIMDDHMTKRELEGFAWFVGDSATLADIALFPAIALSRDFGIDHDEYPALRRWMRRVRTIPGFITMPGIPDYH
- a CDS encoding Rieske (2Fe-2S) protein yields the protein MRFAAGWYALALGDGLEPGTSAGTQLFDKELVVWRDASGASHVWEDRCPHRGMRLSFGFVRGNHIACLYHGWQYDEAGQCRHIPAHPTLEVPETIKVPTYASVEAAGMIWVRWDGEAAGQPPEDLAAAPVRSLYLDRAPEAVARLLEAGLAGAFETLSPGTFATTLEGADLFLALQPYGAERTALHIARTGGDLPLKDIAVWAEELRASLETLPAAGLAPAAQQAGAAA
- a CDS encoding helix-turn-helix domain-containing protein; translation: MLPSGARTLLDHPEWEARMWQSCSPMTVAPGDRAGFRASLNLWDLGTLGLRLFKAPRYVAVQTPHEIYRAHRQRLVLTIPLDARCSFSQFGRTVQLEAGQAAFHLTTSPLEYVQVEEGAVVILQVPSNRIGLYASCLEDICAVRIEASDRILATVLGSARAIPDIHAIPSARAKDAFAEGVVASLGALAALLSEAQENQSSVIKRRRLNAVKSFIDAQLADSGLNPDRIASANGISVRYLHHLFQGDGQSVTEWIRERRLDQSRKGLESADLRALTVNEIGLRSGFNNDAHFRRAFKSRYGVAPRDYRRQQWPEIEDARA
- the add gene encoding adenosine deaminase gives rise to the protein MDLASFARRIPKIELHLHLEGAVRPSTFVELARKNAVPLPAFGEIGELYSYDNLPDFLKIYDLVSRSIRDADDFHRITYEMLESCAASNARHVEFFVSAHAHQAHGVAYETMLSGILAAMADIETDTGLTSRLIPAHSRELGLERGLEFLDMVLAHRSDAIIGIGLDYNEAPFPPAPFQPLFERAKQAGLHVTAHAGEGGPAANVRDSLEILGVDRIDHGYHIVDDPSLVEQCREAGTFFTCCPSTTEATTKWRDLAAPDHAIRQMLDAGLNVTIHSDDPPMFATDLANEYVLAASKLRMDAPMLKKCALNSIRASWLDEGTKRDWLAAWTTEIDGLMAELDAATAQSRPRVTS
- a CDS encoding BMP family ABC transporter substrate-binding protein, which codes for MIDFKNMDRRRFMGLAGMTAASSLMLPQFARPAFGATPLAAVKEEDAVIGFGHVGPISDEGWTWSHHQGLEAVKAAFPKAKYLEVENIPFSADCTRIYRQMVSDGANMIISTSNYGDLIYEVSDRATDVAFMECDGHRKADNLSYYYIQHWFPTYVAGVAAGLLSKSGKLGYVASFPVPAVFCGTNAFLMGARTVNPEATLQTVVINSWFDPQGAKQAGTALIDNGCDFLFGIMDEAAYLQVAQERGVWAAMWNTDIRRYGPDAYVTSIVLDWNQYYIDQVRKRLAGEWTGGEGTLLPMGKGIDRDAWGAKVPADVVAKADAVRDRILNDGFNPFVGEIKDVDGNVRVKAGETMSPEALYTWDWSIEGVSGLKV